The following coding sequences are from one Petrotoga sibirica DSM 13575 window:
- a CDS encoding B12-binding domain-containing radical SAM protein — protein sequence MNSKYDQAERENIKKCIYLSDDVDKYGIPNWEIFDLTRYNENIHINKASHALPIMASRGCLYKCDFCSTHLTWGTTVRYRSPHLVFNEIKKEIEKYNISDYHFYDDNLLFSDTWMDEFLWLIEKERLKFNWICLSRPEIICKNRHLLERMKKCGCKGFELGFETQNEDLYNNMNKKIKKQLLLKLIIC from the coding sequence ATGAACTCCAAATATGATCAAGCTGAAAGAGAAAATATAAAAAAATGTATATATCTTTCAGATGATGTTGACAAATATGGAATTCCTAATTGGGAAATTTTTGATTTAACACGATACAATGAGAATATCCACATTAATAAAGCTTCACATGCTTTACCAATCATGGCTTCCAGAGGTTGCCTGTATAAATGTGATTTTTGTTCCACCCATCTAACTTGGGGTACGACGGTTAGGTATAGATCACCACATTTAGTGTTTAACGAAATTAAGAAAGAAATTGAAAAATATAACATTTCTGATTATCACTTTTATGATGATAACTTATTATTTAGCGATACATGGATGGATGAATTCCTTTGGCTAATTGAGAAAGAAAGGCTAAAGTTCAATTGGATATGTTTATCAAGGCCTGAAATCATTTGCAAAAATAGGCATCTTTTAGAAAGAATGAAAAAATGTGGTTGTAAAGGATTTGAATTAGGCTTTGAAACTCAAAATGAGGATTTATATAATAATATGAATAAAAAAATAAAAAAACAGCTTTTATTGAAGCTTATAATTTGTTGA
- a CDS encoding cobalamin-dependent protein (Presence of a B(12) (cobalamin)-binding domain implies dependence on cobalamin itself, in one of its several forms, or in some unusual lineages, dependence on a cobalamin-like analog.) yields the protein MRKIKMVFVRPPFEGMETYKPPHLGIAMLFSYINKVFGNSVKCFLLDALPDELSTDEISKRICEIRPDALAITVKTMQVVQSLDIIQKIKKNISPIIICGGNHVSVDPELFIKCGADFSVIGEGEEALEKY from the coding sequence TTGAGAAAAATTAAAATGGTTTTTGTTAGACCACCATTTGAAGGAATGGAAACTTATAAGCCTCCACACTTAGGGATAGCGATGTTATTTTCTTATATTAATAAAGTTTTTGGCAATTCAGTAAAGTGCTTTTTGCTTGATGCGTTGCCTGACGAATTATCTACTGATGAAATTTCAAAAAGAATTTGTGAAATAAGACCAGATGCATTAGCTATAACAGTAAAAACAATGCAAGTAGTTCAATCTTTAGATATTATTCAAAAAATCAAAAAGAATATTTCTCCAATAATTATTTGTGGTGGGAATCATGTAAGTGTCGATCCTGAACTGTTTATAAAATGTGGCGCCGATTTTTCCGTCATCGGTGAAGGCGAGGAAGCATTAGAAAAATACTGA
- a CDS encoding radical SAM protein, with protein sequence MSHIVSFIVAFIVANFAGNTSIVTLSISLAFIATIVEKFSPWGLDNCSYCVNCKSNYWLARSVENVLAECKLEFGKLKYRCVSFIDDNFFVNPLRAKRIIEELRKLYPNIEISFQTRSDQIVNNKTTIIELANSGKLHISLGIESNSNEVLNRYNKQTDNKINQKAIDILRSCNIDISVFIIMFEALESLRDIRISFDFLKNNNLCNYDTRENLYQTLIPFYGTTYYNKYHQFYEGSIHGKSVPKFVNSDVSSLYHAMCQFQNEYDVSLSSLVLSISEKEPDSGENRLDLFFFMHIEYAVFEYFLTMSEKFGVCSYDEFKKSKLCKLLDNKIKKYYRHINYN encoded by the coding sequence TTGTCTCACATTGTTTCTTTTATAGTTGCTTTCATAGTAGCTAATTTTGCCGGAAACACATCTATAGTGACTCTATCTATCTCGCTTGCTTTTATCGCTACGATAGTAGAAAAATTTTCGCCTTGGGGATTAGATAATTGCTCTTATTGTGTAAATTGTAAAAGCAATTATTGGTTAGCACGCTCTGTAGAAAACGTTTTGGCTGAATGTAAGTTAGAGTTTGGAAAATTAAAATATAGATGTGTGAGTTTTATTGATGATAATTTTTTTGTAAATCCATTAAGAGCTAAAAGAATAATTGAAGAACTAAGGAAACTATATCCGAACATAGAAATTAGTTTTCAAACGAGAAGTGATCAAATAGTTAATAATAAAACAACTATAATAGAGCTGGCAAATAGTGGGAAGCTTCATATTAGTTTAGGTATAGAATCAAATAGCAACGAGGTCTTGAATCGTTATAATAAACAAACTGATAACAAAATAAACCAAAAAGCTATTGATATTCTAAGAAGTTGTAATATTGACATAAGCGTTTTTATAATCATGTTTGAGGCATTGGAATCTCTTAGAGATATTCGAATTTCGTTTGATTTTTTGAAAAATAACAATCTTTGCAATTATGATACAAGAGAAAATTTATATCAAACATTAATACCTTTTTATGGTACTACTTATTATAATAAATATCATCAATTTTATGAAGGTAGCATACATGGTAAAAGTGTGCCTAAATTCGTAAATAGTGACGTATCGAGTTTATATCATGCTATGTGTCAGTTTCAAAATGAATATGATGTATCTCTTAGTTCACTCGTACTTTCAATAAGCGAAAAAGAACCTGATTCTGGAGAAAATAGATTAGATCTATTTTTCTTTATGCATATAGAGTATGCGGTATTTGAATACTTTTTAACAATGAGCGAAAAATTTGGGGTGTGTTCATATGATGAATTTAAAAAAAGTAAGTTATGTAAATTATTAGATAATAAGATCAAAAAATATTACCGACATATTAATTATAATTGA
- a CDS encoding phytoene/squalene synthase family protein, which produces MLNEENANAIYAVYAYCRVADDAVDVYDSPEKLKELENKLIDFDNGKTPNEPLWRALKNVFEKYNMDITPFYEMIVGQKMDINFTQPETQDELLEYCYYVAGTVGKMLLPILASKNIDFIDTNKIRLGEAMRITNILRDIGEDFDNGRIYIPVEVMKKFNYSPKDLKYKSINENFIKMWEFEAKEAQKMYDDFCTLIDNI; this is translated from the coding sequence CTGTTAAACGAAGAAAATGCCAATGCAATATATGCCGTTTATGCATACTGTAGGGTAGCTGACGATGCGGTTGATGTCTATGATTCTCCTGAAAAATTGAAAGAATTAGAAAATAAATTAATTGATTTTGACAATGGTAAAACTCCCAATGAACCTTTATGGAGGGCTCTAAAAAATGTCTTTGAAAAATATAATATGGATATTACCCCGTTTTATGAAATGATTGTTGGGCAGAAAATGGATATTAATTTTACTCAACCAGAAACTCAGGATGAACTTTTAGAATATTGTTATTATGTTGCTGGAACTGTCGGAAAAATGTTGCTTCCTATATTGGCTTCTAAAAATATTGATTTTATAGATACTAATAAAATAAGGCTCGGGGAAGCGATGCGGATAACAAATATTTTGAGGGATATAGGAGAAGACTTTGATAATGGGAGAATATATATTCCTGTTGAAGTAATGAAGAAGTTTAACTACTCGCCAAAAGATTTAAAATACAAAAGCATAAATGAAAATTTTATAAAAATGTGGGAATTTGAAGCTAAAGAAGCCCAGAAAATGTATGATGATTTTTGCACTCTTATTGACAATATTTGA
- a CDS encoding phytoene desaturase family protein, with protein MYYNSYDRNSLRSVVYIQGGMYTMATSMARLFKELGGKIHLNSEVQELFVNSKKVEGIKVNGETIKADYVLVDADFPYAMKNLIKREKDKGKYTDKKIDEMVYSSSAFLMYLGLNKKVSDDTRLHNIVFADDFEKNLSDIFQGTDPKDPSIYIYIPTKEDPSLAPEGKEVLYILTPIPELKTRKRK; from the coding sequence ATATACTATAATTCCTATGATAGAAACAGTTTACGGAGTGTGGTATATATTCAAGGTGGGATGTACACTATGGCTACATCAATGGCAAGACTTTTTAAAGAATTAGGTGGGAAAATACATTTGAATTCTGAAGTCCAAGAACTTTTTGTAAATAGCAAAAAAGTTGAAGGAATCAAAGTAAATGGAGAGACTATAAAGGCTGATTATGTTTTGGTTGATGCAGATTTTCCATATGCTATGAAAAATCTTATAAAAAGAGAAAAGGATAAAGGCAAATACACCGATAAAAAAATTGATGAAATGGTTTATTCAAGTTCAGCATTTCTGATGTATCTTGGGTTGAATAAAAAAGTTAGTGATGACACCAGGTTGCACAATATTGTGTTTGCAGATGATTTTGAAAAGAACTTATCAGATATCTTTCAAGGGACAGATCCCAAGGATCCTTCAATTTATATTTATATTCCTACAAAAGAAGACCCGTCATTAGCTCCAGAAGGTAAAGAGGTACTCTATATACTTACTCCAATTCCAGAACTAAAAACAAGAAAAAGAAAGTGA
- a CDS encoding NAD(P)-binding protein, producing the protein MRLQNNGYDVEIYEENPKVGCRMYQIEENGFKFDMGPTIVMMPDVYKEVFKRVGKNPDDYIPMKKLNPIYSRQYTRD; encoded by the coding sequence ATAAGGCTTCAAAATAATGGATATGATGTAGAAATATATGAAGAAAATCCCAAAGTTGGCTGTAGAATGTACCAGATTGAAGAAAATGGCTTTAAATTTGATATGGGGCCAACTATTGTAATGATGCCAGACGTATATAAAGAAGTTTTCAAGCGGGTTGGAAAAAATCCAGATGATTATATTCCTATGAAGAAATTAAATCCCATTTATTCTAGACAGTATACAAGAGACTAA
- a CDS encoding integrase core domain-containing protein, with protein sequence MLEKYSRKIIHHELTYTMTSKDWERVIDYALLKANLLDKSKKSILITDNGTQPTSKSFKKYLKKLGIKHVRTAVRHPETNGRIEVFHKTLKYEHVYLKDHYPNILVARKEIDAFINYYNYRRLHQGIGFVTPEEMYTGKAEAISKYSLKERK encoded by the coding sequence ATACTCGAGAAATACTCGAGAAAGATAATACATCATGAACTTACATATACTATGACATCTAAAGACTGGGAAAGGGTAATAGATTATGCTTTATTAAAAGCAAATCTATTGGACAAATCCAAGAAATCTATTTTAATAACAGATAACGGTACACAACCAACCTCTAAAAGTTTTAAGAAATACCTTAAAAAGCTGGGTATAAAGCATGTAAGAACAGCTGTAAGACATCCTGAGACTAACGGAAGAATAGAGGTATTTCATAAAACACTAAAATATGAACATGTATACTTAAAAGACCATTATCCCAATATACTCGTAGCCAGGAAGGAAATAGATGCCTTTATTAACTACTATAATTACCGGAGACTTCATCAGGGGATAGGTTTTGTAACACCTGAGGAAATGTATACTGGTAAGGCTGAAGCCATCTCCAAATATTCTCTAAAAGAACGAAAATAG
- a CDS encoding transposase produces the protein MSGSLKGKHFSPQIKQALIKLIQETKWPVYKTCKVLKLNPNRYYRWLREKEVKKPLRAHSLLTEEKEAIVEFALEHPTISHRKLAYMMIRENVAYVSPSSVYRVLKENNLIRTHRIKKREITKRELKVTGPNQV, from the coding sequence CTGTCCGGCTCTCTTAAAGGCAAACATTTTTCACCGCAGATTAAACAAGCCCTTATAAAGCTTATTCAGGAGACAAAATGGCCCGTATATAAAACATGTAAAGTATTAAAGCTTAATCCTAATAGATACTACAGATGGTTAAGAGAAAAGGAAGTAAAGAAACCTTTAAGAGCTCATTCATTACTTACTGAAGAGAAAGAGGCTATAGTTGAATTTGCCCTTGAACACCCAACTATCAGCCATAGAAAACTGGCATATATGATGATAAGGGAGAATGTAGCATACGTATCACCTTCTTCTGTATATAGGGTTCTTAAAGAAAATAACCTGATAAGAACTCACAGGATAAAGAAACGTGAAATAACCAAGAGAGAGTTAAAGGTAACTGGACCAAATCAGGTATGA
- a CDS encoding transposase has protein sequence MPKRRFTPEEKMNIVLEGLRGDIKKAEICRQYNIYPSDLQRWTDQFMNGGLEGLKANGNKPKEDPRIKELEDQVKKLEKTIVDLSIENQILKKKWTRPVRLS, from the coding sequence ATGCCAAAAAGAAGATTTACACCGGAAGAGAAAATGAATATTGTTCTAGAAGGTCTTCGCGGTGATATTAAGAAAGCCGAAATATGCCGTCAGTATAATATATATCCTTCTGACCTTCAAAGATGGACTGACCAATTTATGAACGGCGGTCTGGAAGGCCTGAAGGCTAACGGTAATAAGCCTAAGGAAGATCCAAGAATTAAAGAACTTGAGGACCAGGTTAAAAAGCTTGAAAAGACCATTGTGGACTTATCCATAGAAAACCAAATTCTCAAAAAAAAGTGGACTAGGCCTGTCCGGCTCTCTTAA
- a CDS encoding ATP-binding protein — translation MRANEDLKKLSKVDLLKIDELGYVQLSDLATKLMFL, via the coding sequence ATGAGAGCTAACGAAGATCTAAAAAAGTTAAGCAAAGTAGACTTACTGAAAATTGATGAACTAGGATACGTGCAGTTATCCGACTTAGCTACAAAACTCATGTTCCTATAA